CAGAATACCCTACATTTGAAGCAGGGAAAATTAAGGAGCTGATATATCATGGAGCCGGCGAAGAAGACGACTGTGGGGAGGTCCAGAAAGGGTTGCATGCGTGGCAAAGGCGGACCGGATAACGCGCTCTGCACCTACAGGGGAGTCCGCCAGCGGACCTGGGGCAAGTGGGTCGCTGAGATCCGCGAGCCCAACCGAGGGGCAAGAGTATGGCTCGGGACTTTCAACACGTCCCTCGAAGCCGCGTATGCTTACGACGACGCTTCTCGGCGCCTCTATGGCTCAAGCGCAAAGCTCAACCTCCCGCCTCCTGCAGCGGACCACAGCAGCGACAGCTGTGGAGAGACCGTTCTTCCTACGTTTCCAACTAGTGAGATGAGTGAAGATTTCTGGGTGCAGGGTTGTCATCATGGAGATGAAGCGAATTGCTATGAATTGTGGGACACACCGGTGGCTCCGTCTCTGCTTGATGATAAGCAAGAGTCGAGCTGGCCGGAATTCCCACCAGAAAATAGTTCTCTCCCTCAATGACTATATAGGAATTCAATATCCTTATATTTTCATATACTAGCTAGCTATCTAGATCAAATAAACCTTGGTTTCTTGTGTGTGCTTTTGATCTTTTTTGGTTTTTGGACGCAGACATACGGGGTGACAATCGTTGAGGGA
The DNA window shown above is from Primulina huaijiensis isolate GDHJ02 chromosome 12, ASM1229523v2, whole genome shotgun sequence and carries:
- the LOC140990084 gene encoding putative dehydration-responsive element-binding protein 2H, with the protein product MEPAKKTTVGRSRKGCMRGKGGPDNALCTYRGVRQRTWGKWVAEIREPNRGARVWLGTFNTSLEAAYAYDDASRRLYGSSAKLNLPPPAADHSSDSCGETVLPTFPTSEMSEDFWVQGCHHGDEANCYELWDTPVAPSLLDDKQESSWPEFPPENSSLPQ